GTCACGGACTCACACGTCCGGGCCAATCCGGAGAGATGGACCGCTTTCCGTGGCATCCGGCGGAATCATCGACGAGAATGTCCCCGGTATCTTTATCGGGGAGTGTTCACCTGTTCGAGGTATGGCAGACGAAGACAGACTGCGGGACGTGGCCGACGAACGGGACTTCGAGATCGGTGCGGCCGCGGCGGCCCAGCCGCTGCGGACAGACGCCGCTTACAAGAAGATCCTCCGCAACGAGTTCAACTACGTCACCGCCGAGAACGCCCTCAAGATGGGGCCGCTCCGACCCGACGAGGGAGTCTACGACTTCAACGACGCCGACGCGGTCGTCGACTACGCCCGCGCGAACGACCAGTCGGTCCGTGCGCACACCCTCGTCTGGCACAATCAGACGCCGACCTGGTTCCAGGAGTGGGACTACACCGCCGAGCAGCTGCAGGAGTTCACGCGCGAGCACGTCCACACCGCCGCGGGCCGCTACCGCGACACCGTCGACACCTGGGACGTGGTCAACGAGGCCGTCGCCGACGACGGCACGATGCGCGAGAACCTCTGGTACGAGACGTTCGGTGAGGAGTACCTCGACGACGCCTTCCGCTGGGCCAACGAGGTCGCCCCGGACACCGATCTGTACTACAACGACTACGGCGCAGACGGCGTCAACGTGAAATCCGACGCAATCTACGACCTCGTCGAACGGATGCTCGACCGCGGCGTCCCCATCGACGGCGTCGGCCTCCAGATGCACGCGCTCCACGAGAAGCCCGGCATCGACTCCGTCGCCGAGAACATCCGTCGGTTCAAAGATCTCGGCCTCGACGTCGAGATCACCGAGTTCGACGTGGCGTACCTGCCCGACGACGACCCCGGCGACCAGGAGGCTCGCTGGGAGAAACAGGCCGACTTCTATCGGGACATCACCGAGGTCTGTCTCGACGAGGGCGTCGACACCATGATCGTCTGGGGGGTTCGGGACTCCGACTCGTGGATCCCCAACTGGTTCGAGAACCTCACCGGCGACCCGCTCCTGTTCGACTCCGGCAACGACCCCAAGCCCGCCTATCACGCGATCAAAGACACGCTCGCGAACTACGAAGCGTAGGGAGCGTTTCGTTCGGCGTCTTCGGGCAGCCTTTTCCGATCTCCGGTGGTTGGCGGATCTAATGAACCGACGCCACCTCCTCGGTGTCGCGGCCTCGGGTATCGGTGCCGCGGGGCTGTACTGGGCCGGATTCGGGCGCCAGTCGGACGACGGGCCACGCGCGTTGAGCGAGGCCCACGGCGGGAACCGGGTCGCCGACTCGCACGGGCGACTCGAACTCGCCAGCGCGACGGAAGACGTCGAGTTCGGGGAGCCGGCGCGGTTCGAGATCGGGAACACAGGCCCATCGACCGTCGGAGTGGGCTGTCAGGTCCCCTGGACGATCCAGCGACGCGAGAGCGGTGGGTGGAGCGACGTGCTGTGGACCGATTCGAACGCGTTCGCGCAGCGTGCTACCGAACTCTCGCCCGGAGGTACGACCTCGGAGACGGTCACGATGTCCCGGGCCGCGCTCGACGACCACGGGATCGTCGAACTGAGCTTGAACCCCGGACGGTACCGGTTCGTTCTCCTCGGGGTCGACCCGTTCCTCGCGACGGACTTCCGGCTCGTCTGAGCGCTTCGAACCGAGTGCGACCGTGTGAATCCTACAGCTCGATACGCCCGCCCGACTCCCCGGACTCGTAGATAGCGTCGGCGATCCGCATGTCCTCGTAGCCGTGCTGGCCGTCGGGACCGATCGCCATGTCGGTCAGGAGGCCGGTGGCGAAGTAGTCGAACTCCTCGACCATCTCGGAGGGTTCCTCGACGGTGACGGTCTGCTCCTCGCCGCCGGTGCTGACGGTGATCGTCCGGTCGGCGTCGACGTTGAACGGCACGTCGACCCGGATGCGGCCGTGGGTACCACCGACCTCGAAGTAGTTGTCGCCGGCGACCTGGTAGCCGCTGTCGCACTCGGCGACGGCGCCGTCGGGGAACTCCATCGTGAACGCGACGTACTTCTCCAGGCCGTCGAACTCCGGCGGCCCCTCGACAGTCGTGGCGTGGACGGCCTCGGGGTCGGCGTCGAGGACGAACCGCGAGGTGTTGAGCGGGTACACACCGAGGTCCATCAGCGGACCGCCGCCCGCGAGGTCTGGGTTTAGGCGCCACTGATCCATCGACTCGCCGGCGGCGATGAGGTTGTACGAGAAGGCGCCGCGGGTGTGGACGGGGTCGCCGATGGCGCCGTCCTGCACGACGTCGCGGACCCACCGGATCGACCGCGTGGTGTGCATCCGGTAGGCCGTCATCAGTTCGACGCCGCCGTCCTCGCAGGCCTCGACGCACTTGCGGGCGCGCTCGCCGTTGGCCTCGAGCGGTTTCTCACAGAGGACGTCCTTGCCGAGTTCCGCAGCGGTCTCGACGTGCGGGAGGTGCAGCGCGTTCGGCGTGCAGACGTAGACGGCGTCGTAGGCGTCGCTGGCCTCGCCGTCGGCGTAGTCGTCGTAGGTCAGCGCGTGGGCCACGCCCTTCTCGTCGGCGACGCGCTCGGCCTTCTCGCGGCCGCCGCTGACGACGACCGTCGTCTCGCAGTAGTCCGACGCCTCGATCGCAGGGATCGCCACGTCCGGAGCGAACCACCCCAGTCCCAGGACGGCGAACCGGACGGGCCCACCGTCGACCGGTCGCGCCCAGTCCCGCTCGTCGAACGAACTCGGTACGTCGATATCCATACCACGACTCAGCAGAGCCACCGGCAAAAAGTGAATCGGTCGCGGAATCGACAGCGATAATCACACCGATCCGTGTCGAGCGGCCGGCTCAGAACCCGTACAGCTCCTTCGGCCGCTCGTAGGCGACGTGGTCGACCAGGTCTTCGGCCACGTCGAGGGGGATCTGCCCGCGCTCGACCTTCTTGCCGACGACGTTGGCCAGCGTCCGGCGGAACATCTCGAAGCGAGAATCGAAGGAGAGGAGCTTGCGCGAGTCGCTGACCATCCCGGCGTGGTTGGCCAGGAGGTCGACGCTCCCGACGTAATCGAGCTGGTGGTCCATGCCGAACGGGCTGTCGTTGAACCACCAGGCCGGGCCGACGCTCACGTTGGAATAGGCCCGCGCGACCGTCGTCAGCGTCGGGTAGTGGCTCGGGTCGACGCAGTAGAGGACGATCTCGCCCGCGCCGTCGAAGCGGTCGAGGTAGTAGTCCAGCCCCTCGGCGATGTCGATATCGCCCATCGACACGTCGCCGCCCGACGCCGCACCGAGTTCGTCGTACAGCTGTTCGCGGTAGTCCCGCAGCGCGCCGATGTGCAACTGTGAAACCCAGCCCGCCTCGCCGTTTAGCTCGCCGATAAACTCCAGCAGGTAGGCCTGAAAGTCGCCGATATCGCGGTCCGAGAGCGACTCGCCGGCCCGCCGTTTGGCGTACACCTCGGCGGCGCGGGCTTCGCTGACCGGTCGCGAGACGGGTTCGAGGATGCCCAGATCGCTGGCCGCACAGCCGTGGTCGTCGAAGTACTCGTGGGTAGCCGCCAGCGCGTCGAGATACCCGGCGAAGTCGTCGGTGTCGAACTCGGTCGCGTCGGCGAGGTCGTCGGCGAAGTCGAGGAAGCCCGCCTTCTGGACGTTGACGGCCGGGTCCGCGCGCCAGGTGGGGCGGACGTCGACGCCGTCGACCTCGTCGACGGCCCGCTCGTGGTATTCGAGCTGCGACGCGGGGTTGTCCGTCGTCGCCAGGACTTCGACGTTCATCTCCCGCAGGAGCTCCTGGGGGCGCATGTCGACGCCCTCCAGCTGATTCTTCGTCTCGACCCAGATCTCGTCGGCGGTCTCGGCCGAGACGGGGTCGTCGATCCCGAACCGCCGTTTGAGATCGAGGTGGAGCCACTCGTAGACCGGATTGCCGGCCATCTCCGGGACGACCTCGGCGAAGGCGTCCCACTTCTCGCGGTTGGAGGCGTCGCCGGTGATGTACTCCTCGCCGACGCCGCGCTTTCGCATCATCGACCAGACGTAGTGGTCGGTCGCACCCTGGACCTCCCAGATGTCCGACCAGCCGTCGTTCTCGACGATCTCGACGATATCGGCGTGGTTGTGCGGGTCGAGGATCGGTCGGTCGGCGATGGTCTCGTAGAGGTCCCGTGCCGCCTCCGTTTCGAGCAGATACGTTTCGTCGTCGAGGAAGGCCATGTCGGTCGGACCAACCGGCGATTCGTTCATAAAGGTAGCTGTCCGGGCGCGCTACCGCGGTGGGGCGGGCACCGTCGCCCGGTTCCTACTCGTAGGCGTACTTCACCTCGACGACGTTGACGGTGTTGCGGAGTTCGGGCAGGATCTCCGCCTCGATCCGCTCGTCGTCGAGTCGCGCTTTCGGTCCGGAGACCGATATCGAGCCGACCACGCGCCCGTCGACGACGATCGGCGAGGCGACCGACCGGATACCCTCCCGGCGCTCTTCGTCCTCGACCGCGTAGCCGCGGTCCTCGATCCTGGCGAGTTCGCTGTCTAGCCGGTCGCGGTCGGTTATCGTGTGTCGGGTGGCTCGCGGCATCCCGTAGGTGTCGACGACCTCGTCGATGTACTCGGCGGGGAGGTGTGCGAGGATGGCTTTGCCGAGGGCGGTCCAGTGCATCTCGGTGTGTTCCCCGATCGGGGCGTTGTCGTAGACGGCCTCCGTCCCCTCGGCCTGATAGAGCAGGACTCGCTGGCCGTTCTCTTCCACGCCGAGGTTGGCGACTTCGCCGGTGGATTCGGCCAGCGCCTCGATCTCGGCCCTGGTCGCGCCGAATACGTTCCGCCGCTGCCTGACCGCGACGCCGTCGCGGAGGAACCGACAGCTCAACCGGTAGCCGTCCTCGCCCTGGACGACGTAGCCGATGGATTCGAGCGTCGCGAGGTGTGAGTGGGCCGTGCTCGTGGGGATGTCCAGCGCCGTCGCCACGTCGTCGATCCGCACGGTCACGTGCTCGCGAACGACGCCGACGACCGCGAAGGCCCGCTCTACGGCCCCGATCGCGCCGTCGTCCGCGCCCGGTTCTGTGATTCCCATATCGTCCCATACGATTCGCCAGTGGTAAAATCTACTGATGCTGGAATACGGGGATGAAATTACACTCGTATACTTGTATTCTGATTTCGGGGATCTGAGGTAGGTTCGGCGTGTCAAAACCTGCCTTCCCGAGACTCGTCAACCGCCTGAAACGGGCGTATGTGTAATTATCGTTAGTGTGTGTATGGTTCCACCGATGGTAGAATGGGGAGCGTAGTTCGCCGTCGTGACGGCCCGGTACCAGGTGCGCGGTCGGAACTGGCGGTGAGAACAGGTGGTCCGTGTCCGATCCAGATCGATTCTGAGTGGCCCTGATTATCGCAAGCGTGTATCGGGTCGACCGCACGCGGTCGTGTGGTCGACGTTCTGGACATCGACGGTGAAAACCGGAGTCGGGTCAGTCCTGCGCGACGGCGTCGACGCCGTCGTCCCGGACTGCTTGCTCGGCGCGCATGGCTTTCAACATCCCAC
This DNA window, taken from Halosimplex litoreum, encodes the following:
- a CDS encoding endo-1,4-beta-xylanase, whose amino-acid sequence is MADEDRLRDVADERDFEIGAAAAAQPLRTDAAYKKILRNEFNYVTAENALKMGPLRPDEGVYDFNDADAVVDYARANDQSVRAHTLVWHNQTPTWFQEWDYTAEQLQEFTREHVHTAAGRYRDTVDTWDVVNEAVADDGTMRENLWYETFGEEYLDDAFRWANEVAPDTDLYYNDYGADGVNVKSDAIYDLVERMLDRGVPIDGVGLQMHALHEKPGIDSVAENIRRFKDLGLDVEITEFDVAYLPDDDPGDQEARWEKQADFYRDITEVCLDEGVDTMIVWGVRDSDSWIPNWFENLTGDPLLFDSGNDPKPAYHAIKDTLANYEA
- the gfo6 gene encoding D-xylose 1-dehydrogenase Gfo6, translating into MDIDVPSSFDERDWARPVDGGPVRFAVLGLGWFAPDVAIPAIEASDYCETTVVVSGGREKAERVADEKGVAHALTYDDYADGEASDAYDAVYVCTPNALHLPHVETAAELGKDVLCEKPLEANGERARKCVEACEDGGVELMTAYRMHTTRSIRWVRDVVQDGAIGDPVHTRGAFSYNLIAAGESMDQWRLNPDLAGGGPLMDLGVYPLNTSRFVLDADPEAVHATTVEGPPEFDGLEKYVAFTMEFPDGAVAECDSGYQVAGDNYFEVGGTHGRIRVDVPFNVDADRTITVSTGGEEQTVTVEEPSEMVEEFDYFATGLLTDMAIGPDGQHGYEDMRIADAIYESGESGGRIEL
- the uxaC gene encoding glucuronate isomerase → MAFLDDETYLLETEAARDLYETIADRPILDPHNHADIVEIVENDGWSDIWEVQGATDHYVWSMMRKRGVGEEYITGDASNREKWDAFAEVVPEMAGNPVYEWLHLDLKRRFGIDDPVSAETADEIWVETKNQLEGVDMRPQELLREMNVEVLATTDNPASQLEYHERAVDEVDGVDVRPTWRADPAVNVQKAGFLDFADDLADATEFDTDDFAGYLDALAATHEYFDDHGCAASDLGILEPVSRPVSEARAAEVYAKRRAGESLSDRDIGDFQAYLLEFIGELNGEAGWVSQLHIGALRDYREQLYDELGAASGGDVSMGDIDIAEGLDYYLDRFDGAGEIVLYCVDPSHYPTLTTVARAYSNVSVGPAWWFNDSPFGMDHQLDYVGSVDLLANHAGMVSDSRKLLSFDSRFEMFRRTLANVVGKKVERGQIPLDVAEDLVDHVAYERPKELYGF
- a CDS encoding IclR family transcriptional regulator, which translates into the protein MGITEPGADDGAIGAVERAFAVVGVVREHVTVRIDDVATALDIPTSTAHSHLATLESIGYVVQGEDGYRLSCRFLRDGVAVRQRRNVFGATRAEIEALAESTGEVANLGVEENGQRVLLYQAEGTEAVYDNAPIGEHTEMHWTALGKAILAHLPAEYIDEVVDTYGMPRATRHTITDRDRLDSELARIEDRGYAVEDEERREGIRSVASPIVVDGRVVGSISVSGPKARLDDERIEAEILPELRNTVNVVEVKYAYE